Genomic DNA from Candidatus Koribacter versatilis Ellin345:
TGGCACCTTCAACCAAAACTTTAATCAATGGCGCTAAGGGATTTGAAAAAGGCTCGTATGATGGCCGCAACTTCCACTTCGGTATCCGCGAGCACGCCATGGGTTCCATCCTGAATGGAATGGCACTCTCAGGGCTGCGGCCGTACGGCGCCACCTTCCTGATCTTCACCGACTACATGAAGCCACCGGTTCGTCTCTCGGCGCTCATGGAACTGCCGGTGATCTTCCTTTACACCCACGACTCCATCGGTCTGGGTGAGGACGGCCCGACGCATCAACCGATCGAGCAGATGCTCGGCCTGCGTTCGGTGCCCCGACTCATTGATTTCCGTCCCGGCGATGCGAATGAGGTTGCTGTCGCCTGGAAGACGATTCTCCAGTTGCACAACACACCGGTGGCAATGGCGCTCAGCCGCCAGGGCATGCCGACCTTCGACCGCACCAAATATGCCAGCGCCGACGGCGTCGCCAAGGGTGGCTACGTGCTGGCCGACAGTGAGAATCCCGAGCTGATCCTGATTGGCACGGGTTCCGAAGTTCAGCTCTGCGTGAGCGCGTATGAGGAACTAAAGAAGGAAGGCGTTCGCGCTCGAGTGGTGAGTTTGCCGTCGTGGAAGCTCTTCCAGCAGCAATCGCAGGAGTATCGCGACTCGGTACTGCCGCCGGCGGTTCGGGCGCGCGTTGCCGTGGAAGCCGGTACCGATCTCGGCTGGCGCGAGCACGTTGGCATCGATGGCGAGATCATCGCGCGCTCCGACTTCGGCGCCTCGGCTCCCATCAAGGATTTGTTCAAGCATTTCGGCTTTACGGTTGAAAACGTGGTGGCGAAATCGAAAGTGACGCTTGATCGCGTCCGCCAGGGCGGAAAGAAGTAGGCCGATGAAAGTCGCAGTCTCAGCCGATCATGCCGGCGTCCCGATGAACGAGGTCGTCATTGCCGAGTTGCGGAAACTCGGGCACGAGGTGCTCGATCTTGGCACCCACGACCCGAACTCCGGCGACGACTACCCCGACCGCGCTGCCGACATTACAGCAGCAGTGTTGAATCAAGGCTGCGAAAGAGGCATCCTGATTTGTGGCAGTGGTGTGGGCGCTTCGGTGGCTGCGAACAAAATTAAGGGGATCCGGGCCGGACTCTGCCACGACCACTACTCCGCCCATCAGGGCGTGGAACACGACAACATGAACGTACTTTGCCTGGGCGGACGCGTGATTGGGACGGAAACAGCGCTCGATCTCGTCCGCGCTTTCGTGTCGGCAAAGTTCACCAACGAAGAGCGCCACTTGCGGCGCCTCCACAAGATCGCAGTCATGGAAGGATCGAGGTAAATCATGAGCAATCCGTTGATCGAACTGCACTCTTTCGGACAGAGCGTTTGGCTGGACCAAATCGAACGCGCCCTCTTCAAGACGGGCAAACTGGCAAAGCTGATTAAAGAAGACGGCCTGCGCGGCATGACGTCGAACCCAACAATTTTCGAGAAAGCGATCACCGGCTCCAGCGATTACCAGGAGCAGATCGATCGCGCCGCCCGCGACGGCAAAACTGGCAACGAGATCTATGAAGAAGTCGTGATCGACGATATCGCCCACGCCGCCGACCTCTTTCGCCCGCTCTACGACAGTACCAACGGCGAAGACGGCTTCGTGAGCCTGGAAGTTTCTCCGCTGCTGGCGAAGAACACCGATGGCACCATTCGCGAGGCGAAGACGCTCTTCAGCCGGTTGAATCGGCCGAACGTGATGATCAAGGTTCCGGCGACGGAAGAAGGCCTGCCGGCGATCGAAGAACTCATCGCGTCGGGCTTGAACATCAACGTGACCCTGATCTTCTCTGTGCACCGTTACGAAGAAGTGGCCGAAGCCTACATCCGCGGACTGGAACGCCGCGCTCAGGCGGGCCAACCGATCGATCGCATCGGTTCGGTGGCGAGCTTCTTCGTCAGCCGCATCGATAGCGCGGTGGACAAGCAACTCGAGGCGCTGGAGAAAGAAGCCACCGATCCTGCGAAGAAGCAGGAAATCCATGCGCTCCGCGGCAAAGCTGCGATTGCCAACGCGAAGCTGGCGTATGCCTCGTTCAAGCGCATCTTTGAGAGCCCGCGTTTCGAGGCGCTCAAGCGCAAAGGCGCGCGCGTACAGCGTCCTCTGTGGGCGTCGACCAGCACCAAGGACCCGAGCTATCCCGATGTTCTGTACGTGACCGAGTTGATCGGGCCGCACACCGTGAACACGCTGCCTCCGGCGACGGTGGATGCGTGGCGCGATCACGGCGTCGCGGGCGCACACCTCGAAAAGGACATGGACAAGGCACCAGATGTCTTCGCCAAGCTGAAGGCGCTCGGCATCGACTTCAACAAGGTCACAGATAAGCTGACGACAGACGGCGTGCGCTCGTTCTCCGCATCATTCGTGGACCTGATGCGTGCCATAGAACAGCGCCGTGAGATGAGCCTGCCGGGAATCAAGGAACGCCACGTTTCCGCACTCGGCAAGTACGAAGGCGATGTGCAGGCGGCATTGCAGGAACTCGGATCGAAGAACGTCATCCAGCGCTTCTGGAACAAGGAAGCCGCGGTGTGGAGCGCCGATGCTGGTGATCAGAAGATCATCAACAACGCGCTGGGCTGGCTGACCGTCACCGACCTGATGCAGGGGAAAGTAAAAGAGTTGAAAGCCTTCGCCGCTGAAGTGCAGGCGGCGGGCTTCAAACATGCCGTTGTACTCGGCATGGGTGGCTCCAGTCTCTGCCCGGAAGTTTTGCGGCAGACCTTCGGCAAACAGCTCGATTATCCCGAACTCCTTGTGCTCGACTCCACCGTTCCCGCTGCCGTGCTCGCAATCGACAAGCAGATCGATCCGGCAAAGACCCTGTTCATCGTGGCCTCGAAGTCGGGCTCTACGACAGAGCCGCAGATGTTCTATCGCTATTACTTCGAGAAAACGAAGCAGGTGCTCGGCGACAAAGCGGGACAGAATTTCGTCGCCATCACCGATCCGAATACGCAACTCGAGAGTGAAGCTAAGCGCGATGGTTTCCGCAAGGTCTTCACCAATATGGCCGACATCGGCGGGCGCTACTCCGCCCTTTCGTACTTCGGCATGGTGCCCTTCACGGTGATGGGTGGCGATGTGGACTCGCTGCTGCGCCGCGCCAAAGCCGCAATGGATGCCTGCGCTGCGGGTGTTGAACCGGCGAACAACGCCGGCGCGAAGATCGGCGCGATTCTCGGCGCCCTCGCGCGCAAGGGCCGCGACAAAGTCACTTTCGTTACGCCGCCGCCCATCAGCTCGCTCGGGCTGTGGATCGAGCAGTTGATTGCCGAGAGCACCGGCAAGCACGGTAAGGGCATAGTGCCGATCTCAGGCGAATCGCTTGGCGATCCAAAGGTCTACGGTGATGATCGCGTTTTCGTGTACATCGGCGTCTCGGGAACGAATGGCGCCAACTACGAAGCGCAACTCCAGGCGCTGGAGCAGGCCGGGCATCCGGTGTTGCACCACGTGCTGAACAGCCCGATTGATCTTGGCGAAGAGTTCTTCCTCTGGGAATTCGCGACACCCATCGCCGGCGAGTTGATCGGGATCAATCCGTTCGACCAGCCGAACGTGCAGGAGTCGAAGGACAACACCAAGCGCATCCTGAAGGAATACACCGACACCGGCAAAATTACGCAGTTGCCCGAGGTAGCCGAAGGCGACGGCCTGACCGTGCTGACCGACGAGAACAATCGCAAGGCTCTGAACGGCGTTTCAACGCCGGATTCGGCGATCACCGCGCATCTGGGCCGCGTGCAGAAGGGCGACTACTTCGCGATCACGCAGTACATCGAGGAGACGCCGGAGATCGAGTCGCTGGTGCAGCAGATTCGTACCGCTGTCCGCGATAAGGCTTGCGTGGCGACGACAACTGGGTATGGTCCTCGCTTCCTGCATTCGACTGGGCAACTGCACAAAGGCGGTCCGGACAGCGGCGTCTTCCTGCAACTGATCTCCAACGACGCGCAAGATGTTCCTCTGCCGGGCGAGAAATTCACCTTCGGCGTGTTGAAAGACGCGCAGGCACTGGGCGATTTCGAGTCGCTGTCGAGCCGCGGACGACGCGCGATTCGCGTGAACTTGGGCAACAACATCGTCGGCGGGTTGAAGAAGATACTCGCGGCGGTGCAGCAGTTTGAAGGCGCGACAGCGGGAGCTGCGCGCAAGTAAATCCAACGGGCCGCTGAATCAAAGCGGCCCTTTTCATCATCTCTGGTATCAACTCACGCGGGAGCTGTGGGGCTTTCGCAAGGAGTCTGCAAGATGAGCACAACTTCCGCGCCTGCCGTGGGCAGCGCGCAATTCGGCGTCGTTGGATTGGGCGTCATGGGGCAGAACCTCGCCCTGAACGTGTCCGATCACGGCCAGGTCGTTTCGGTGTGGAACCTCGAAGCCGATTGGGTCACGAAATTCCTCACCCAACACAGCGACCGCAAGATGACCGGCAGCGGCGATCTCAAAGAGTTCGTACAGTCCCTCGCGCGACCGCGCCGCATCCTGATGATGATCATGGCCGGCAATCCGGTGGACCAGATGCTCGACAAACTGGCGCCACTGCTCGAACCCGGCGACATCGTGATCGACGGCGGCAACTCCTTCTTCAAAGACACCCAGCGCCGCGAAGCCGCTTATCGCACGAAAAATCTGAACTTCTTTGGCATGGGCGTTAGTGGCGGCGAAGAGGGCGCGCGCTTCGGACCGAGCTTGATGCCGGGCGGCGACGAAGCTTCCTACGAGCACCTGAAGCCGACGCTCGAGGCCATCGCGGCGAAGACCGATTACGGTGCTTGCGTCACCTACGTAGGTCCGAACGGCGCGGGCCACTTCGTGAAGATGGTCCACAACGGCATTGAGTACGGCGACATGCAGTTGATCGCCGAGGCTTACGACCTGCTGCGCAAAGCGCTTGGTCTTGGCGCGAAGGAAATTGCCGCAATCTTTGAAGAGTGGAACAAGGGCAAACTCGAGTCGTACCTGATCGAGATCACCTCACACGTGTTGCAGGTCGATGATCCGGAGACCGGCAAGCCGCTGGTCGACATGATCCTCGACAAGGCCGGACAAAAAGGCACCGGCAAGTGGACGCAGCAGATTGCGCTCGACCTCGCAGTACCGATTCCGACAATTGGCGCGGCGCTCGATGCCCGCGTGCTCTCTTCAATGAAAGATGAGCGCGTGGCTGCCTCGAAGAAACTCGGCGCTCCTTCCCGCCAGTATTCGGGTGACAAGAAAGAGTTCATCAACGCGGTGCAGGATGCCTTATACGCGTCGAAGGTCTGCTCCTATGCGCAGGGCATGAGCCTGATTCGCGCTGGCTCGAAAGAGTGGAACTGGAACGTGAATCTGCGCGAGATGGCACGAATCTGGACCGGCGGCTGCATTATCCGTGCACGGCTGCTTGCTGACATCATGCATGCCTTCGACCGCGATGCGAATGTAGCGAATCTTCTGGTCGAGTCCGAATTCACGTCGCGCGTGCTGGAGTCTGAGAAAAACTGGCGCAGCGTGGTGCAGACCGCCGCTGGGCTCGGAATTCCGACTCCAGCGTTCTCGTCGTCGCTCGCGTACTTCGACAGTTATCGATCCATGCAACTGCCGCAGAACCTGACGCAGGCGCAACGCGACTTCTTCGGCGCCCACACGTATCAACGCGCGGACCGTCCGGACGCCGGTTTCGTCCACACCGATTGGATTAAGTTGGTCAAGAAGTAGACAGGAGAGTTCATGAGCACCGTTGTTCAAGCGACTCCTACGCGCAGCATTGCGATCCCGCCCATGCCCAAGGCCGAGCCGTGCACCATCGTCATCTTCGGCGCATCCGGCGACCTCACGAAGCGCAAATTGATACCCGCGCTCTATGACCTGGCCTGCATCGGCTGCATCTCTGGGCAGCAGTTCGATGTTCTCGGCACCGGCCGCACCGAGATGACCACCGACGAATTCCGCAAGGCGATGCGCGACGCCGCTTCGACTTCGAAGGACGCGCGCAAGTTCAGCGACTGGAACTGGGAAGAGTTCGAGAAGCGCCTGCATTACTTCCCCGGCGATATCAACAACGATGGCTTCTATCACGCGCTCAAAGACCAGCTCAGCGAGATCGAAAAGAATGGCGGCAGTTCCAACCACCTGTTCTATGTGTCGACGCAGGCATCTCTGGCGCCGCCGATCGTCCAAGGCCTGGGCAAGTGCGGACTCTCGAAGAATGAGAAGGGCTGGACACGCATCGTGCTGGAGAAGCCGTTCGGGCGCGACCTCGAGTCAGCAAAGGCGCTGAACCGCGAAGTGCTTCAGGTCTTCGACGAAAAGGACGTCTATCGGATCGATCACTATCTCGGCAAGGAGACGGTGCAGAACATTCTGGTCTTCCGCTTTGGCAACTCCCTCTTCGAGCCGATCTGGAACCGCAACTACATCAACTCCGTCGAGATCACTGCGGCCGAGACCCTCGGCGTGGAACAGCGCGCGGCGTTCTACGAAGAGACCGGCGCTCTCCGAGACATGGTCGCCAACCACCTGCTGCAACTGGTTACGCTCACGGCGATGGAGCCACCCGTGGCGTTCGATGCCGACAGTGTCCGCGAACAGAAGGTCCAGGTGCTGCGGGCAATTCACCACATGACGCCGGAGCAAGTGTGCGAGCGGACGGTGCGCGGGCAATACGGGCCCGGGAAGATCAACGGGAAGGACGTGCCGGGGTATCGCGAAGAGCCGGGCGTGAAACCGGACTCGCGCACGGAGACGTACGTCGCGGTGGAGTTCCGCATCGACAACTGGCGCTGGGCTGGAGTTCCCTTCTACGTGCGCAGCGGCAAGCGACTGGCGAAGTCGGAGACCGAGATCAAGATCCACTTCAAGCGCACTCCACAGGCGCTGTTCGCCAAGACATCGGACGACGATATCGAGGCAAACGTGATCACGTTGCGGGTGCAGCCGAATGAAGGCATCACCATGTCGTTCGCAGCGAAGCAGCCGGGCGCACAGATGAAGGCCGTTCCGGTGAAGATGGACTTCAGCTACCAAACGGCGTTTGGCGGACAAGCACCTGTCGCTTACGAGACGCTTCTCCTCGACGCGATGCGCGGCGATCCGACGTTGTTCACCCGCGGTGACGAAGCTGAGAACCAGTGGCGCATCATCACGCCGATCGAAGATGCCTGGCTGCAGTTGCCGGTGCCGAAGTTCCCCAACTACGCGGCAGGAAGCGATGGTCCGGAGGAGGCGAACACGCTGATCGCGGAAGAGTGCAAGAAGTGGTCGCCGATTGGGTAGCATGAGCGATGCGCCGATCAAGCTGCTGGTGTCGGATGTGGACGGCACATTGCTAGACCCGAAGAAGCAGCTTACCGAACCGGTGCGGCAGGCAGTGTTGCGGGTCAAGCAGGCCGGGCTGAAGTTCACCATTGTGTCGGCTCGTCCGCCGCTCGGCACGACTTTCCTCATTGATGCGCTCGACATCACCGAGCCGATTGCGTGCTTCAACGGCGCGCTGACCTGCACACCACAGTACGAAATCCTGCATCAGATTCTGCTGGCCGCAGACGTCGCGACGCAGGTTGCACAAACGATCCTCGAACACGGACTCGACCTGTGGATGTTCCGTGGCGCGGAATGGTGGGTGAGCAAGCTGAACGGGCCGCATACCGAGGGACACATCAAGTTGATGCGGCACGAGCCGCGCTACCTCGGCGAGGATGTCACATTGTGCGCGCGGGCGAACAAACTGGTTGGCGTGAGCGACGACCACGAGGCGGTAAAGCGCTGTGAAAAAGATGTGATCGCGAAGTGCGGCGACCGCGTATCGGCAACGAGATCCTCCGACTACTACCTCGATGTCACGGACCATGATGCGAACAAGGGAAACGCTGTGGTGCAACTCGCGAAGCTGATGGATATTCCTCTGGAGAACGTGGCGACGATCGGCGATATGCCAACCGACATGTTCATGTTCGCCAAGAGCGGTATGAGCATCGCGATGGGGAATGCGAGCGATGAGGTCAAAGCGGCAGCCACATTCACGACGACAAGCAATGCGGAAGGTGGCTACGTGAAGGCGATGGATGAGATCGTGCTGCCACGCGTCGCGCAACGTGCAGGAGCGCAAGGATGAATATCGTCAGGACAGTCGAACTCGGGCCGAACGAGCGGATGACGGTAGTTGCCGATAAAGTCGCGCTATGCGAAGCAACCGCAGAGCTGATTGCAAAGAGCGCGCAGGAAGCGATTGCCGCGCGCGGACGCTTTACGATTGCGCTCTCCGGCGGATCAACACCTAAGCAGTTATATGAGTTGCTGGCGACGGAACCGTGGCGAGATCGGTTGGATTGGTCGAAAGTGCATCTCTTCTGGGGCGATGAACGCTACGTTCCGCCAACCGACGCGCAAAGCAATTTCCGGATGACCAGCGAGGCGTTGATTTCCAAGATTTCGATTCCAGCGAAGAACATACATCGTATTCCGACACAGCCGTACTCACCCCAGTCGGGGGCAAATAAGTACGAGGACACCCTTCGCGCCCTGCTCGGCGAGCATCCGCAAATTGATTTCAATTTGCTCGGCGTGGGAACCAACGGGCACACGGCTTCCCTGTTCCCGCATCGTCCGACGCTCGAAATTCGCAACCGACTGGTGGTGGCGGATTTTATTCCTGAAGTCAACATGGACCGCATCACGATGACTCTGCCGGTCATCAACGATTCGCGGCTGATTGTTTTTCTAGTCAGCGGGGCGGACAAGGCGCAGGTGGTGCACGATGTGCTTCGGGGGCCCCGGCAGCCTGAGCAGTTGCCGTCGCAGTTGGTGCATCCGGCGGGCGGTGAGTTGATTTGGCTGGTGGATGAAGCGGCGGCGGAGTTGGTGCGTTAGACATCAGTGCGAGGATAGGGGTCCTTCGACTGCGCACGTTTCGCGTGCTCCGCTCAGGATGACAGGCTGAAACATTTGCGTGACAAACGGAAGCTGGGCGATGCGTTATCATGCTCGGCACCTATAGGAGGATGGAAAATGAAATTTCGCAAAGCTCTTTTGATTGGCGCGCTGGCGCTGGTACCCCTGGCGCTATCGGCCAAAGTTGAAGTAGGACAGCCGGCCCCGGATTTCACGCTCACCTCGCAGGACGGCAACCAGGTTTCGCTGAGCCAGTTCAAGGGGCACTGGGTTGTGCTGTACTTCTATCCGAAGGACTTCACCAGTGGCTGCACGGTCGAGGCGCATAAATTCCAAGACGACCAGGACAAGTACAAAGCGCTGGATGCTGCGATTGTCGGCGTCAGCGTGGATACGGCGGATTCGCACAAGCAGTTCTGCACAAAAGAAGGCCTGACCTTCAAGCTGCTTGCCGATCCGACGGCAAAGGTTCCGGCAGAGTACGACTCGATCATGGAGTATCAAGGCACGAAGCTGGCCGCGCGCCACACGTTCCTGATTGATCCGAGCGGCAAGGTGGTCAAGTCGTACATGGAAGTGAATCCGAAGAACCACAGCGAGCAGGTTCTGGCGGATCTCGCGTCCCTGCAAAAGAAGTAGTTGCCTCGAAATTCGGGAGGGGGTACCCCCCTCCCCCCTCTCTTGTGTTTTCAGCAACTTAGAGTATGCAATCTCTGCAAATTCCTCTTTCTAAATACACTTAGAGGTAAATTCCTCTCGGCGTAGCAGTTCGCTCGTGTTTTCGAGCCTTTTCCGCGCGTTATCAGATATTAAAAGCAAAATCCTTAACCACGAAGGACACGAAGGAATTTGGAGATATAGGGATTCGAATTCGTGGGAATTTCCGGGCGAAAGTGCGTGAAAAATGCGAGATGGGTGCGAATTCTTCGTGGTTTCGGCGGCAACATTCGCGGATTCGGGGAGGAATTTGCTGCCCCGAATAAAACAGCAGATCCCACGTCGGGCTGACGCCCTCCTCTGGATGACAAGAGGCGGCAGTGGAAATGCGGGCTGCGGTGCTAGCTGGCTGCTTCGATTTTCAAAGAACTTCTGTTGTTGGCTGGGAGTGGCCCACTTGCGCATGGTAGCTGAGTCGTGGTGCGACTTATGTGACCGACGACACTTCTGGCTGTGTTGCTCGTCACGTATGCGCGTCGTCGCCTGGTAACTTCGGTATTTTCAGAATGGGACACAGAAGTGAACTATGCACTGACAATCACAACGCCCGACTGGATAGTAGAAGGTGGTGCGAATTTCTTCTACGCTGGCGCGAGTTTGTCAGTTCCTGGTGCTCCTCTGCTTGTTGGCACCGCTATGCATGATAGGCGCGGAGAATGTTTCGCAGCAGAACGGCCTGCAACTCGCGGATGCTCCTCGGTCTTTGTTTCCACTTGTCGCGCGTGGCGGTGGCAGCGAGATTCGGTACATTGGCGCCATCTTCGCCGATGGAAAGTTTCGTGTGGGAGCGTTTGCAAGCGCGAACGCTCAGGAGCACGCGAACTTGTACGACGGGACGACTCCCCTTTCGCGGCCTGCAGACGTTCCCCCGGCCGTCGAACTTCACCCGCGCGAGCAGGCTCGGGAGAACCTTTCTGCAAAGAACACGGCGCAGAAATCAGCTGCAGGGCGATCGGAAATTGTTGGGTTGCTTGACGAGGTTGTGACCGCGGTTTACGGCCGCGAGCAGAGCCTGATGGGGCCTACGTCTGTAACCACGGACCGCGACGGACGCGTGATCGTCTCTGATCCGGCTGCGCTATCGGTACATGTGTTCGATCCGATGCGACCTTTCCGCATCCTGGCTGGGACGCAATACCGACTCCAACATATCGGCCCAGTTGCCACGGATGCGGTGCGAAACATCTATGTCGCAGATCCGGTGCAGGGCGTGGTGGTGGAATTTGATCGCGAGGGCAGGTATCTCGGCGAGATCGGGAGGCTCGGCGAGGGTGAAGGCATCTTTCACGAGCCAGTCGCAATGGCGGTTGATGTTCACCATTTCTTGTACGTTGCGGATGCAGAGCGCGACATGGTTCTGATGGTGAACAGCGAGGGTAAAATCCTGCGACGTGCGGGCGGACGGCGCAAAGAGCTGGGCGTGAGTCTCGAACATCCGAGCGCGCTGGTGCTGAAGCATGACCAGTTGTTCGTACTGGACGCGAATGACACGCGCGTGCAGGTGTTCGATTCGCAGCTTCGACGGCGCATGACATTTGATACCGGGTTAGGACCAGGGCACAGAACACTGGATCTAGACACTGCCGGAAATATCTATGTGAGCGATGGGCGCACGATTTACATATTTGACGGAGAGGGACACCGGAAGGGCGAGTTTGGCCGGAAGGGCAGTCTTCGCGGGGAAATTAGCAGTGTAGCGGGGCTGTGGATCGACGAGAACGATCGCATGTATGTGACGGATAAAGAGAATCGGCGCGTGGCGGTGTTTCAGATCAAGATGTTGGAAGACACGGCACATTGATGGCAGACAGGGGCTAAAGCCCGTGTCTTTAGCGGAGCGGTTTCGGCATGGCTGAAGCCATGCCCTGATACAAGGCGTCGCAGTTTGGCAGGGTTGAAGCCAACGCCCTGATGCAAGGCATCGCAGTTTGGGCAGGATTGAAGCAACGCCCAAATAGAGCATTTGTCGAAGAGTTCGAGAAAGAACGAAGGCGGGCCATGAAGGCCGCCTTTGGTTTGGTAGAAGGCGACAGTTAGTCGCCCTCGGGGTTCGGGATCGGCTCGACTGCGTTAATTGGGGCCGGAAGGAACGAGCGCACGATCACGTAAAGAATCGGGATGATGAAGAGGTTGAGGAAAGTGGAGATGATCATGCCGCCGAAGACGGTGGTGCCGACGGAGTTGCGTCCGGCGGAACCGGCGCCCGTAGCGAAGACCAGCGGGAGTACGCCGAGGATGAACGCGATGGAGGTCATGAGAATCGGACGAAGGCGAAGACGCGCGGCTTCGACCGCGGATTCGAAGAGACCCATGCCTTTCATCTGTAACTGCTCGGCAAATTCGACGATTAAGATCGCGTTTTTGCTGGCGAGACCGATCAACATCACCAGACCGATCTGGCAGTAAACATCGTTTTGCTGGCCACGGAGGAACTGCGCGCCAAGCGCGCCGAAGATGGCCATGGGCACGGCGAGCAAGA
This window encodes:
- the rpiB gene encoding ribose 5-phosphate isomerase B, translated to MKVAVSADHAGVPMNEVVIAELRKLGHEVLDLGTHDPNSGDDYPDRAADITAAVLNQGCERGILICGSGVGASVAANKIKGIRAGLCHDHYSAHQGVEHDNMNVLCLGGRVIGTETALDLVRAFVSAKFTNEERHLRRLHKIAVMEGSR
- a CDS encoding bifunctional transaldolase/phosoglucose isomerase, translated to MSNPLIELHSFGQSVWLDQIERALFKTGKLAKLIKEDGLRGMTSNPTIFEKAITGSSDYQEQIDRAARDGKTGNEIYEEVVIDDIAHAADLFRPLYDSTNGEDGFVSLEVSPLLAKNTDGTIREAKTLFSRLNRPNVMIKVPATEEGLPAIEELIASGLNINVTLIFSVHRYEEVAEAYIRGLERRAQAGQPIDRIGSVASFFVSRIDSAVDKQLEALEKEATDPAKKQEIHALRGKAAIANAKLAYASFKRIFESPRFEALKRKGARVQRPLWASTSTKDPSYPDVLYVTELIGPHTVNTLPPATVDAWRDHGVAGAHLEKDMDKAPDVFAKLKALGIDFNKVTDKLTTDGVRSFSASFVDLMRAIEQRREMSLPGIKERHVSALGKYEGDVQAALQELGSKNVIQRFWNKEAAVWSADAGDQKIINNALGWLTVTDLMQGKVKELKAFAAEVQAAGFKHAVVLGMGGSSLCPEVLRQTFGKQLDYPELLVLDSTVPAAVLAIDKQIDPAKTLFIVASKSGSTTEPQMFYRYYFEKTKQVLGDKAGQNFVAITDPNTQLESEAKRDGFRKVFTNMADIGGRYSALSYFGMVPFTVMGGDVDSLLRRAKAAMDACAAGVEPANNAGAKIGAILGALARKGRDKVTFVTPPPISSLGLWIEQLIAESTGKHGKGIVPISGESLGDPKVYGDDRVFVYIGVSGTNGANYEAQLQALEQAGHPVLHHVLNSPIDLGEEFFLWEFATPIAGELIGINPFDQPNVQESKDNTKRILKEYTDTGKITQLPEVAEGDGLTVLTDENNRKALNGVSTPDSAITAHLGRVQKGDYFAITQYIEETPEIESLVQQIRTAVRDKACVATTTGYGPRFLHSTGQLHKGGPDSGVFLQLISNDAQDVPLPGEKFTFGVLKDAQALGDFESLSSRGRRAIRVNLGNNIVGGLKKILAAVQQFEGATAGAARK
- the gndA gene encoding NADP-dependent phosphogluconate dehydrogenase, which produces MSTTSAPAVGSAQFGVVGLGVMGQNLALNVSDHGQVVSVWNLEADWVTKFLTQHSDRKMTGSGDLKEFVQSLARPRRILMMIMAGNPVDQMLDKLAPLLEPGDIVIDGGNSFFKDTQRREAAYRTKNLNFFGMGVSGGEEGARFGPSLMPGGDEASYEHLKPTLEAIAAKTDYGACVTYVGPNGAGHFVKMVHNGIEYGDMQLIAEAYDLLRKALGLGAKEIAAIFEEWNKGKLESYLIEITSHVLQVDDPETGKPLVDMILDKAGQKGTGKWTQQIALDLAVPIPTIGAALDARVLSSMKDERVAASKKLGAPSRQYSGDKKEFINAVQDALYASKVCSYAQGMSLIRAGSKEWNWNVNLREMARIWTGGCIIRARLLADIMHAFDRDANVANLLVESEFTSRVLESEKNWRSVVQTAAGLGIPTPAFSSSLAYFDSYRSMQLPQNLTQAQRDFFGAHTYQRADRPDAGFVHTDWIKLVKK
- the zwf gene encoding glucose-6-phosphate dehydrogenase — encoded protein: MSTVVQATPTRSIAIPPMPKAEPCTIVIFGASGDLTKRKLIPALYDLACIGCISGQQFDVLGTGRTEMTTDEFRKAMRDAASTSKDARKFSDWNWEEFEKRLHYFPGDINNDGFYHALKDQLSEIEKNGGSSNHLFYVSTQASLAPPIVQGLGKCGLSKNEKGWTRIVLEKPFGRDLESAKALNREVLQVFDEKDVYRIDHYLGKETVQNILVFRFGNSLFEPIWNRNYINSVEITAAETLGVEQRAAFYEETGALRDMVANHLLQLVTLTAMEPPVAFDADSVREQKVQVLRAIHHMTPEQVCERTVRGQYGPGKINGKDVPGYREEPGVKPDSRTETYVAVEFRIDNWRWAGVPFYVRSGKRLAKSETEIKIHFKRTPQALFAKTSDDDIEANVITLRVQPNEGITMSFAAKQPGAQMKAVPVKMDFSYQTAFGGQAPVAYETLLLDAMRGDPTLFTRGDEAENQWRIITPIEDAWLQLPVPKFPNYAAGSDGPEEANTLIAEECKKWSPIG
- a CDS encoding Cof-type HAD-IIB family hydrolase produces the protein MSDAPIKLLVSDVDGTLLDPKKQLTEPVRQAVLRVKQAGLKFTIVSARPPLGTTFLIDALDITEPIACFNGALTCTPQYEILHQILLAADVATQVAQTILEHGLDLWMFRGAEWWVSKLNGPHTEGHIKLMRHEPRYLGEDVTLCARANKLVGVSDDHEAVKRCEKDVIAKCGDRVSATRSSDYYLDVTDHDANKGNAVVQLAKLMDIPLENVATIGDMPTDMFMFAKSGMSIAMGNASDEVKAAATFTTTSNAEGGYVKAMDEIVLPRVAQRAGAQG
- the pgl gene encoding 6-phosphogluconolactonase, whose translation is MNIVRTVELGPNERMTVVADKVALCEATAELIAKSAQEAIAARGRFTIALSGGSTPKQLYELLATEPWRDRLDWSKVHLFWGDERYVPPTDAQSNFRMTSEALISKISIPAKNIHRIPTQPYSPQSGANKYEDTLRALLGEHPQIDFNLLGVGTNGHTASLFPHRPTLEIRNRLVVADFIPEVNMDRITMTLPVINDSRLIVFLVSGADKAQVVHDVLRGPRQPEQLPSQLVHPAGGELIWLVDEAAAELVR
- a CDS encoding peroxiredoxin, whose translation is MKFRKALLIGALALVPLALSAKVEVGQPAPDFTLTSQDGNQVSLSQFKGHWVVLYFYPKDFTSGCTVEAHKFQDDQDKYKALDAAIVGVSVDTADSHKQFCTKEGLTFKLLADPTAKVPAEYDSIMEYQGTKLAARHTFLIDPSGKVVKSYMEVNPKNHSEQVLADLASLQKK